The following coding sequences lie in one Trichoderma breve strain T069 chromosome 1, whole genome shotgun sequence genomic window:
- a CDS encoding major facilitator superfamily domain-containing protein → MSGGKAEPSLVPKPLAIRDEHESEGTNRVLKPEWKMSNRTLLVFITICVLTLMVALDSTSIGVALPTISRALHSSGIETFWAGTGFLLCATVFQPNFVSFSTIFGRRSLFIVGIVFFFIGAVVAGVSKNVTQLLVGRCIQGVGGGGISAITEVLIADLVPIRYRGQYYGLMNAMWSVGSVCGPIIGGAFAGSASWRWIFYINFPFVGIGIVCVVVFMNLHFVPTSLSDKLRLIDYIGSVIFIGSTTAFLIPLTWGGVVYSWHSWRTLVPLIIGSVGCGVFVVYEAYFAPAPIIPIDLFKKRTASVSFVSAGLSGLLVWCIVYYMPLYFQAVKEYSPVLTGVCIFPQTFTVAPAGAIAGIAITKSGRYRWAIWSGWALATLGLGLLCILEVGTSVPGWIFLNVVSGIGLGFLFPSVASAIQAATAPEHVPMALAMFSFFRSLGQAVGVAIGGVIFQNRMTANLLNYPKLAPNATAYGADAAGLVDIIKSMPSGQNKHDLQQAFVDSLRIVWAVCCALAGFGLLLSLLNQSYSIDQELASSQGIVEKHQLRPHAESTGA, encoded by the exons ATGTCTGGTGGGAAAGCAGAGCCTTCTCTTGTGCCGAAACCTCTCGCTATTCGCGACGAGCATGAATCCGAAGGAACCAATCGCGTATTAAAACCCGAATGGAAAATGTCGAACCGCACATTATTGGTCTTCATTACCATCTGCGTTTTAACACTCATGGTTGCTTTGGATAGCACATCAATCGGTGTAGCATTGCCA ACAATTTCAAGAGCGCTTCATAGCTCCGGCATAGAAACCTTCTGGGCCGGTACTGGATTTTTGTTGTGTGCAACAG TCTTCCAGCCAAattttgtttccttttccaccATCTTTGGTCGTCGATCTCTCTTCATTGTTGGCatagttttctttttcatcggTGCCGTGGTAGCAGGTGTATCGAAAAATGTTACCCAACTACTAGTTGGTCGATGCATACAAGGTGTCGGTGGGGGAGGCATCTCGGCCATTACCGAAGTTCTCATTGCTGACTTGGTGCCGATACGATATCGAGGACAGTATTACGGCCTCATGAATGCCATGTGGAGCGTTGGATCTGTCTGTGGTCCCATTATTGGAGGCGCTTTCGCAGGCAGCGCGTCATGG CGGTGGATATTCTACATCAATTTCCCCTTCGTCGGAATTGGAATTGTTTGTGTTGTCGTCTTTATGAACCTTCACTTCGTCCCAACATCACTTTCTGACAAGCTTCGTCTAATTGATTACATCGGttccgtcatcttcatcggtAGCACGACGGCATTTCTCATTCCCTTGACGTGGGGTGGCGTCGTGTACAGCTGGCATTCGTGGAGAACACTGGTCCCTCTCATTATTGGCAGCGTCGGGTGTGGCGTATTTGTCGTTTATGAAGCGTACTTTGCCCCTGCTCCCATCATTCCGATCGATCTCTTCAAGAAGCGTACTGCCAGCGTCTCGTTTGTCAGTGCCGGGCTCTCGGGGCTGCTCGTTTGGTGCATCGTCTACTACATGCCGTTGTATTTCCAGGCCGTGAAAGAGTACAGCCCCGTCTTAACCGGAGTGTGTATCTTCCCTCAAACGTTCACTGTGGCACCCGCAGGTGCGATAGCTGGCATAGCCATCACAAAGTCTGGCAGATACCGATGGGCAATTTGGTCGGGGTGGGCTCTGGCGACTCTAGGTCTGGGTTTGCTTTGCATTCTGGAGGTCGGAACAAGTGTGCCTGGTTGGATCTTCCTGAATGTGGTCTCAGGAATCGGTCTCGGATTCCTCTTTCCATCGGTGGCCTCAGCAATACAAGCGGCTACTGCTCCGGAGCATGTTCCAATGGCTTTGGCCATGTTTAGTTTCTTCAGATCGCTCGGCCAGGCTGTAGGAGTCGCCATCGGAGGGGTGATATTCCAAAACCGGATGACCGCAAACCTCCTCAATTACCCAAAACTTGCGCCAAACGCCACAGCTTATGGTGCCGACGCCGCCGGCTTAGTCGATATCATCAAATCGATGCCCAGTGGCCAGAACAAGCATGATCTTCAACAGGCCTTTGTCGATAGCCTGCGCATTGTTTGGGCAGTCTGCTGCGCTCTGGCTGGTTTCGGGCTTCTCCTCAGTCTGCTCAACCAAAGTTACAGCATTGATCAAGAACTTGCTAGCAGCCAAGGAATCGTTGAGAAACATCAGCTTCGTCCTCATGCGGAGAGCACGGGAGCTTGA